One Pseudomonadota bacterium genomic window, TCCTCGATCGTGAATCGTCGACCGTAGAGCTTCACGAGGTCACCAGCGCTCATGTCCTCGCAGTTCGTCGCAAGGAACCAGGCTTCCTTCATCGACTTGCCCTTCACCGTCACGATGGCGCCGACGGAGGTGCGATCCGCCGTGACGCGGGCACCCGCGAGCTTGCGCGCGCGACCGCTGGCTGCGAGCCACGACGACGCGGGTTTCTGCTCCCCGTCATGCTCCACGAGGACGGCGCCTCGAAAGCGAATCACGTATTTCCAACCGAGAACATCAAGCACGTCGTAGTGAACCTGACTCCCGAATCCGCGATCCGCGAGCACCGTCACATCGATGTGTTCGGGGATCGCGGCGTGTACGGCTTCGATGAGCGCGTGCTCTGCTGCGGTCCGATGATCGCGAAGTTCCGATTTCTTGTACGTCTTCCAAGCCAGCGGCGTCGCACGCCCATGCGTCGTCACCACGTACATGCAGAGCGTCGCATGGTCGTCGGCGTCGAACTCGGTCCAATCCAGCGCGAGCAGCACCTCGGGCCGTCCGCCGAGGACAAAGCGCACCCACGCAGGGCGCAAATGCTCGACGTCGAGACCCTTGTTGCTCAGGAATCTGTCGAACTGTTTGATCCCGTGTTTCGGCTTGATCTCGGCAGTCTCCGCGTAGGCGGCACCGATCGCAGCGACCCCCGCTCGCATCGCTCGCATCGTCGCCGCGGAGTAGTTTGCGAGCGCATCGAGTCGCTGACTGTGTTCGTCCTCGAAGATCGAATCGAGCATCCGTCGCATCCTCAGCGCGCTGCGACGAGCGCGGCG contains:
- a CDS encoding IS4 family transposase, translated to MRTARRPSSRHRRPSLIEIRRARRSALRMRRMLDSIFEDEHSQRLDALANYSAATMRAMRAGVAAIGAAYAETAEIKPKHGIKQFDRFLSNKGLDVEHLRPAWVRFVLGGRPEVLLALDWTEFDADDHATLCMYVVTTHGRATPLAWKTYKKSELRDHRTAAEHALIEAVHAAIPEHIDVTVLADRGFGSQVHYDVLDVLGWKYVIRFRGAVLVEHDGEQKPASSWLAASGRARKLAGARVTADRTSVGAIVTVKGKSMKEAWFLATNCEDMSAGDLVKLYGRRFTIEETFRDEKDLRFGMGLRATRIRSADRRDRLLMLLAIAIAFLTLIGAASERSGMDAWLRANTVKRRTHSLFRQGSYWYGCLPTMRADWLRKLTSALAAELDDHRVLTEMLGRI